The proteins below come from a single Edaphobacter acidisoli genomic window:
- a CDS encoding Dyp-type peroxidase, protein MSQFGTAPGSIPALKIPRHSTLDQRDAFRRTTPTFNLPYLLDIIARMYTPQAGIFALGTSSHAYLEFNILDASKREQFAATIAAIREPRTTTGGVNFVIGFRPELWSNLVPTDTPPGVEGFNRDIRGIEDFVMPATQHDALVWLSGSAYDVLFDMARSVVRDLTGLASLADETSSWPYRHDRDLTGFIDGSENPTLLDAPTAALIPEGAPGAAGSVLLLQKWKHNVNSWEALPIAQQERIMGRSKPDSVEFTDKATDAHIVRTDQDAFGKIFRRNMPYGGVEDHGTMFVGFSADQKRLANMLDSMAGITNGIRDALTRYTQPLTGSYYFVPSIESLRQLR, encoded by the coding sequence GTGTCCCAATTCGGAACTGCTCCGGGCAGCATTCCCGCTTTGAAAATCCCCAGGCATTCCACGCTCGACCAACGCGACGCATTCCGCCGAACCACCCCGACCTTCAACCTGCCATATCTGCTCGATATAATTGCCCGCATGTACACGCCACAGGCTGGAATCTTCGCGCTGGGGACCTCCTCGCACGCCTATCTCGAGTTCAATATTCTGGACGCAAGCAAGCGCGAGCAGTTCGCCGCTACCATCGCGGCCATCCGCGAACCGCGAACCACCACCGGAGGCGTAAACTTCGTCATCGGCTTCCGGCCCGAGTTGTGGAGCAATCTCGTCCCCACCGACACCCCTCCCGGCGTCGAAGGTTTCAACCGCGACATCCGCGGCATCGAAGACTTCGTCATGCCTGCCACCCAACACGACGCGCTCGTATGGCTCTCCGGCAGCGCCTACGATGTCCTCTTCGACATGGCCCGCTCCGTGGTCCGCGACCTCACCGGCCTCGCCTCTCTGGCCGACGAAACCTCAAGCTGGCCCTATCGGCACGACCGCGACCTGACCGGCTTCATCGACGGCTCCGAGAACCCCACCCTGCTCGACGCTCCCACCGCGGCCCTCATTCCCGAAGGCGCTCCCGGCGCTGCAGGCTCCGTACTGCTGCTGCAAAAGTGGAAGCACAACGTCAACTCCTGGGAAGCGCTGCCAATCGCTCAGCAGGAGCGCATCATGGGCCGCTCCAAGCCCGACAGCGTCGAGTTCACCGACAAGGCCACCGACGCTCACATCGTCCGCACCGACCAGGACGCCTTCGGAAAGATCTTTCGCCGCAACATGCCCTACGGCGGCGTCGAAGATCACGGAACCATGTTCGTCGGGTTCAGCGCCGACCAGAAGCGCCTGGCCAACATGCTGGACAGCATGGCAGGCATCACCAACGGCATCCGCGACGCGCTCACCCGCTACACCCAGCCGCTCACCGGCTCCTACTATTTCGTGCCATCCATCGAAAGCCTGCGCCAGCTCCGCTAA
- a CDS encoding sensor domain-containing diguanylate cyclase encodes MRSLRRGSPSDAVDHARFLTAAECSLDDFYIFDGIADASGAIVDFTFSYINPNAERRLGVPRESLYGKVLTEVRPFMIKSGLIHQYREVVRTGVPYTCEVFIDDEMIQATWLNVQVVRLGNGIAITSRDVTEHRRRSDHVHYLAHHDHLTGLANRTLLHERLRQAVVHAQNQGRRIAVFLIDVDCFKQINDSLGHADGDVLLATVGQRLLSSVGEADTVARVGGDEFVILMPDFRGIEDIEHCGLQMIRNTSEPIEIGLRKVRLTLSVGVSIFPEGGRTAEELLSNADVAMYNVKDTGRNNLCIFDESLLLAARARNGGSTTELVDEFARSTSV; translated from the coding sequence ATGCGATCCCTGCGAAGGGGAAGTCCATCCGATGCGGTGGACCATGCGCGGTTTTTGACTGCCGCGGAGTGCAGCCTGGATGATTTCTATATCTTCGATGGCATTGCGGATGCCTCGGGCGCTATCGTCGATTTCACCTTCAGCTACATCAACCCGAATGCGGAGCGGCGGCTTGGTGTGCCGCGGGAGAGCCTCTACGGGAAGGTCCTGACGGAAGTACGACCGTTCATGATCAAGTCCGGGCTGATTCACCAATATCGTGAGGTGGTGCGTACCGGGGTTCCTTACACCTGTGAAGTGTTTATTGATGACGAGATGATCCAGGCGACCTGGCTGAATGTGCAGGTTGTGCGGCTTGGCAACGGCATCGCCATTACGAGCCGCGATGTTACGGAGCATCGCCGCCGCTCGGACCATGTCCACTATCTTGCGCATCACGATCATCTGACCGGGCTGGCGAATCGCACGCTGCTGCATGAACGGCTGAGGCAGGCGGTCGTTCACGCGCAGAATCAGGGCCGGAGAATTGCGGTGTTTCTGATCGATGTTGACTGCTTCAAGCAGATCAACGATTCGCTCGGCCATGCGGATGGCGATGTTCTTCTCGCAACGGTGGGGCAGCGGCTGCTCTCGTCGGTGGGCGAGGCGGACACGGTGGCGCGTGTGGGCGGGGATGAGTTTGTGATTCTGATGCCTGACTTCCGGGGTATCGAGGACATTGAGCATTGCGGCTTGCAGATGATTCGTAATACTTCAGAGCCTATTGAGATCGGCTTGCGGAAGGTTAGGCTGACACTTAGCGTTGGCGTCTCGATCTTTCCCGAGGGAGGCCGCACGGCTGAAGAACTGCTCTCGAACGCCGATGTGGCGATGTACAACGTGAAAGATACGGGGCGCAATAACCTTTGCATCTTCGATGAGAGCTTGCTGCTGGCTGCACGCGCTCGCAATGGTGGTTCCACAACAGAGTTGGTGGACGAGTTTGCCCGTTCGACGAGCGTGTGA
- a CDS encoding PAS domain-containing sensor histidine kinase produces MTKTKIAVELFGKPNVLTEAAKNFLAAIIASSDDAIISKDLNGIISSWNEGAHRIFGYEADEIIGQSILRLIPEELRHEEDFILSKIRAGERIDHFETIRVRKNGERFPISVTISPIEDDSGTIIGASKIGRDISDRWRADESRLRLAALVDSADDAIISKNLDGIVTSWNKGAQRIFGYEAEEMIGRSILRLIPENLYCEEDEILRKLRAGEKIEHYETIRIDKSGEVCEVSVTISPIRNSKGEVIGASKIARDISDRKKMERLVIQAEKLATTGRMAAAIAHEINNPLSSVLNLIFLARQDGVSKHEIENYLAMAEGELERVSHIARRALGYYRDTASPSEVHLSELMENVLAVYRGRILDHGIAVDAKYVDLKKVNVRAGEIVQIFSNVISNAIDAMPRGGTLSISITRTMKSEGDGLQVIVNDTGQGIRREHLSKIFEPFFTTKGNLGTGIGLWVVKQLVECHRGRISISSSTEPGDSGTLVNIYLPFDGLGERP; encoded by the coding sequence TTGACCAAAACGAAAATTGCCGTCGAGCTCTTTGGCAAACCAAATGTACTGACGGAAGCCGCGAAGAATTTTCTTGCAGCCATCATTGCGTCTTCGGACGACGCGATTATCAGCAAGGATTTGAACGGCATCATCAGCAGTTGGAACGAAGGAGCACATCGTATCTTTGGCTATGAAGCGGATGAGATCATTGGCCAATCTATTTTGCGCCTGATTCCTGAAGAGTTGCGTCACGAAGAAGACTTCATTCTGTCCAAGATTCGCGCAGGCGAACGCATCGATCACTTCGAAACGATCAGAGTCAGAAAGAACGGAGAGAGATTTCCGATCTCCGTCACCATCTCGCCTATCGAGGACGATAGCGGAACTATCATCGGAGCTTCGAAGATTGGGCGCGACATCTCTGACCGCTGGCGCGCGGATGAAAGCCGCTTGCGGCTCGCAGCACTCGTTGATTCAGCCGACGATGCCATTATCAGCAAGAATCTGGATGGAATTGTCACGAGCTGGAACAAGGGAGCTCAGCGAATCTTTGGCTATGAAGCAGAAGAGATGATCGGCAGGTCGATTTTGCGCCTGATTCCCGAAAATCTCTATTGCGAAGAGGATGAAATCCTGCGCAAACTCAGAGCCGGCGAGAAGATCGAACACTACGAAACTATACGAATCGACAAGAGTGGCGAGGTCTGCGAAGTGTCCGTCACGATCTCTCCCATTCGCAATAGCAAGGGAGAGGTCATTGGAGCATCGAAGATCGCGCGGGACATCTCGGACAGAAAAAAGATGGAGCGGTTGGTAATTCAGGCGGAGAAGCTTGCTACTACCGGGCGGATGGCCGCTGCGATTGCTCACGAGATCAATAACCCGCTCTCGTCCGTGCTGAACCTGATCTTTCTTGCCCGCCAGGATGGGGTTTCAAAACATGAAATCGAAAATTACCTGGCCATGGCAGAGGGTGAGCTGGAACGGGTTTCACACATCGCACGGCGTGCCCTCGGCTACTACCGGGACACTGCATCGCCTTCAGAGGTTCATCTGAGCGAGCTGATGGAAAACGTGCTTGCTGTATACCGCGGCAGGATTCTAGATCATGGCATCGCAGTTGATGCGAAATATGTCGATCTGAAGAAGGTCAATGTTCGTGCTGGCGAAATCGTTCAGATCTTCTCGAATGTCATCTCGAACGCCATCGATGCAATGCCGCGGGGTGGCACGCTGTCGATTTCGATAACTCGAACCATGAAGTCTGAGGGAGATGGTCTTCAAGTTATTGTGAACGATACCGGGCAAGGTATTCGGCGCGAGCATCTGAGCAAGATTTTCGAGCCCTTCTTTACCACCAAGGGAAATCTTGGAACTGGAATTGGACTGTGGGTCGTTAAACAACTTGTGGAATGCCATCGGGGACGGATATCGATTTCGAGCAGTACTGAGCCCGGCGATAGCGGGACTCTCGTCAACATCTATCTGCCTTTCGATGGCTTGGGGGAAAGGCCGTGA
- the rplA gene encoding 50S ribosomal protein L1, with protein MARKISKNLAKARALVEPRPYALADAVPLLQKAKYAKFDETVDLTLRLGVDPKHADQMVRGTVVLPHGLGKSKIVAVIASGDKVKDAQAAGAEFAGGEELVEKIQKENWTAFDALIATPDMMKSVGRLGKVLGPKGLMPNPKTGTVTTDVASAVKEIKAGKVEFRTDKTALVHVPVGKLSFDAQKLVDNATTVIASVVKAKPSAAKGKYIKGVTLSSTMGPGVPLDHAALEAAHKA; from the coding sequence ATGGCACGGAAGATTTCCAAGAATTTGGCGAAGGCGCGCGCGCTCGTTGAGCCCCGTCCTTACGCTCTGGCGGACGCGGTTCCGCTGCTCCAGAAAGCAAAGTATGCGAAGTTCGACGAGACCGTCGATCTGACGCTGCGTTTGGGTGTCGATCCCAAGCACGCTGACCAGATGGTGCGTGGCACGGTCGTTCTGCCGCATGGCCTAGGCAAGTCGAAGATTGTGGCCGTGATCGCTTCGGGCGACAAGGTGAAGGATGCGCAGGCGGCGGGCGCTGAGTTTGCCGGCGGCGAAGAGCTGGTCGAGAAGATTCAGAAAGAGAACTGGACGGCGTTTGATGCTCTGATTGCTACGCCCGACATGATGAAGTCGGTGGGCCGTCTGGGCAAGGTGCTCGGACCGAAGGGCCTGATGCCGAATCCGAAGACGGGCACGGTGACGACGGATGTGGCGTCGGCTGTGAAGGAGATCAAGGCCGGTAAGGTCGAGTTCCGCACGGACAAGACGGCGCTGGTGCATGTTCCGGTAGGCAAGCTGTCGTTTGATGCGCAGAAGCTGGTTGACAATGCGACGACGGTGATTGCGAGTGTGGTGAAGGCGAAGCCTTCGGCGGCCAAGGGCAAGTACATCAAGGGCGTGACGCTGAGCTCGACGATGGGCCCGGGGGTTCCGCTGGATCATGCGGCGCTTGAGGCGGCACACAAGGCGTAA
- the rplJ gene encoding 50S ribosomal protein L10, whose protein sequence is MALSRSSKSEKVKKLAGELESSTSAIIGTFTGLTASKDFELRKTIRGAGGHYHVLKNKLAARAGEGTQIEAALKGLKGVSSVAYTSGDPVALAKALSNWVKENSEFTFKLGIVDGKVLSVAEIGELATMPGKEEIFAKLLFLINAPAQRLATVINATGRDLAVVINQGVEKGKFAGAAAPAAEAPAEAAPAAEEAPAAEA, encoded by the coding sequence ATGGCACTGAGCAGGTCATCCAAGTCGGAGAAGGTAAAGAAGCTGGCGGGCGAGCTGGAGAGCTCGACCTCCGCGATTATTGGCACGTTTACGGGGCTGACGGCCTCGAAGGACTTCGAGCTGCGCAAGACGATTCGCGGCGCGGGCGGCCACTATCACGTTTTGAAGAACAAGCTGGCGGCACGCGCCGGCGAAGGCACGCAGATTGAGGCCGCACTGAAGGGGCTGAAGGGTGTCTCGTCGGTGGCGTATACGTCGGGCGATCCGGTGGCGCTGGCGAAGGCGCTGTCGAACTGGGTGAAGGAGAACTCGGAGTTCACCTTCAAGCTGGGGATTGTGGATGGCAAGGTTCTCAGTGTCGCGGAGATTGGCGAGCTGGCGACGATGCCGGGCAAGGAAGAGATCTTTGCGAAGCTGCTCTTCCTGATCAATGCTCCGGCGCAGCGTCTGGCGACGGTCATCAATGCGACGGGACGCGACCTGGCGGTGGTGATCAACCAGGGCGTCGAGAAGGGCAAGTTTGCCGGGGCTGCGGCTCCGGCGGCGGAAGCTCCTGCGGAAGCGGCCCCTGCTGCGGAAGAAGCTCCGGCGGCAGAGGCGTAG
- the rplL gene encoding 50S ribosomal protein L7/L12 yields MADIQQLEESIVSLSLLEASALVKKLEERLGVSAAAAAVAVAPAAGGGAGAAAAAEEKTEFTVILKDAGANKINTIKAVREVTSLGLKEAKDLVDGAPKPLKENVSKEDAAAIAKKFEGVAAVEIK; encoded by the coding sequence ATGGCAGACATTCAGCAGTTGGAAGAATCAATCGTTAGCCTGAGCCTCCTGGAGGCTTCGGCTCTGGTGAAGAAGCTCGAAGAGCGCCTTGGCGTCTCGGCGGCAGCGGCAGCGGTTGCTGTTGCTCCGGCGGCGGGCGGCGGCGCGGGTGCGGCTGCGGCGGCTGAGGAGAAGACCGAGTTCACCGTCATCCTGAAGGATGCGGGCGCGAACAAGATCAACACCATCAAGGCTGTACGCGAAGTGACGTCGCTTGGTCTGAAGGAAGCGAAGGACCTGGTTGACGGCGCTCCGAAGCCTCTCAAGGAGAACGTCTCGAAGGAAGACGCGGCCGCCATTGCGAAGAAGTTCGAAGGCGTCGCAGCAGTCGAAATCAAGTAG
- the rpoB gene encoding DNA-directed RNA polymerase subunit beta — protein MSGQSNNSETRAVRSRLDFSKIPTAIQIPNLIEVQRLSYERFLQMDKLPQEREDNGLQSVFTSVFPITDFRNVSELEFVDYSIGNWECKCGYLKGLNHLRTACVNCGHMVITDPFHPGDVLCHFCGTYNKNTPDFCTKCGDPVGLQLKYDQAECEERGMTYSAPLKVTIRLKIYDKDPETGVKTLRDMKEQEVFFGDIPLMSQNGTFIVNGTERVIVSQLHRSPGVFFETANNRTYFLGKIIPYRGSWVEFEYDQKNTLYVRIDRKRKFLGTIFLRALGLRTDEEILKTFYTVDTIGVKDGKLSWKVAPEGTPTNLQGTRPAATITVKGEELAPATRKISAHSLKSLRSHKVAEVEVETSEFDGAMTAADVVDLTTGELLYEANQELTADKLHKIQQSGVTGFEVFFPERDDVGNIISNTLRRDSVHKPEEALIEIYRKLRPGDPPTLDTATALFEGMFFDARKYDFSRVGRLKFNIKLYENQDATGLDKRTLTPEDFYGTIRYLLKLRKNIGTVDDIDHLGNRRVRAVGELMENQFRIGLVRMERAIKEKMSVYQEMATAMPHDLINAKPVMAAIREFFGSSQLSQFMDQTNPLSEITHKRRLSALGPGGLSRERAGFEVRDVHPTHYGRICPIETPEGPNIGLISSLSCFARINEYGFIESPYRKVKEGKVIDYVAVVNAGESGLRQGDYLEGGEARKLNEQLKKDKKRAMEVAPFSFYLSAWEEDRHTIAQANIELDEKQNIVQDVVDARRQGNFVLVNKSEVDYVDVSPKQLVSVAASLVPFLEHDDANRALMGANMQRQSVPLLVSEAPFVGTGMEGVTARDSGAVILAKRNGIVDSVDSERIIVRVEGEHHPTQLSREVGSDIYQLTKFKRSNQNTCINQKPVVRHGDRVVKGQVIADGPCTEQGELGLGRNVLVAFMPWRGYNFEDAILISEKLVREDYYTSIHIEEFEIEARDTKLGPEEITRDIPNVSEHALRDLDESGIIRIGAKISHNDILVGKVTPKGETQLTPEEKLLRAIFGEKAGDVRDASLTCPPGIEGTVVDVRIFSRKGQEKDERAKLIEQEMIEKLERNLADEIRILTDERLKRLEGILGAKEVLADLHDERTNKKLLSKGDVLDRDTIELISTRNLKRIRYADKDPRVNEQIDEIEEMTSRQIDVLRKITNEKISKMSKGDELAPGVIKMVKVYVAMKRKLSVGDKMAGRHGNKGVIARILPEEDMPYLPDGTPVEIVLNPLGVPSRMNVGQILETHLGWAAHELGKQVAEAAEKMQSAKEVRELFKARFAGTAALNQLLDLDDEQTLRVAAGMKRGIWFGTAVFDGARENEIKALLASAGLPSSGKSLLHDGMTGDEFEQPATVGYIYMLKLSHLVDDKIHARSIGPYSLITQQPLGGKAQFGGQRFGEMEVWALEAYGAAYILQELLTAKSDDVFGRTKIYEAIVKGEAAIEPGVPESFNVLIRELQSLCLDVELIKQADQKKVPLPSIAAAD, from the coding sequence ATGTCTGGTCAGTCCAACAACAGCGAAACGCGCGCGGTACGCAGCCGTCTGGATTTTTCGAAGATTCCCACGGCGATTCAGATTCCTAACCTCATTGAAGTTCAGCGGCTCAGCTACGAGCGGTTTTTGCAGATGGACAAGCTGCCGCAGGAGCGTGAGGACAACGGTCTGCAGTCGGTGTTTACGTCGGTGTTCCCGATTACGGACTTCCGCAATGTGTCGGAGCTTGAGTTTGTCGACTACTCGATCGGCAACTGGGAGTGCAAGTGCGGCTACCTGAAGGGGCTGAACCACCTGCGCACGGCCTGCGTGAACTGCGGCCACATGGTCATCACCGATCCGTTTCATCCGGGCGATGTGCTCTGCCACTTCTGCGGCACGTACAACAAGAACACGCCTGACTTCTGCACCAAGTGCGGCGACCCGGTCGGGTTGCAGCTGAAGTACGACCAGGCGGAGTGCGAAGAGCGCGGCATGACGTATTCGGCGCCGCTGAAGGTGACGATTCGCCTGAAGATTTACGACAAGGACCCGGAGACCGGCGTCAAGACGCTGCGCGATATGAAGGAGCAGGAAGTCTTCTTCGGCGATATTCCGCTGATGAGCCAGAACGGCACCTTTATCGTGAACGGCACGGAGCGCGTGATTGTGTCGCAGCTGCACCGCTCACCCGGCGTCTTCTTCGAGACGGCGAACAACCGCACGTACTTTTTGGGCAAGATCATTCCGTACCGCGGGTCCTGGGTTGAGTTTGAGTACGACCAGAAGAACACGCTGTATGTCCGTATCGACCGCAAGAGGAAGTTCCTGGGAACGATCTTCCTGCGCGCGCTTGGACTGCGCACGGACGAAGAGATTCTGAAGACCTTCTACACGGTGGACACGATCGGCGTGAAGGACGGCAAGCTCTCGTGGAAGGTTGCGCCTGAGGGCACGCCGACCAACCTGCAGGGCACGCGTCCGGCGGCGACGATCACGGTGAAGGGCGAGGAGCTCGCTCCGGCGACGCGCAAGATTTCTGCGCACTCGCTGAAGTCGCTGCGCTCGCACAAGGTTGCTGAGGTCGAGGTTGAGACGAGCGAGTTCGATGGCGCGATGACGGCTGCCGATGTGGTGGACCTGACCACGGGCGAGCTGCTCTATGAGGCCAACCAGGAGTTGACCGCCGATAAGCTGCACAAGATTCAGCAGTCGGGCGTGACGGGCTTTGAGGTGTTCTTCCCGGAGCGCGACGATGTGGGCAACATCATCTCGAACACGCTGCGTCGTGACTCGGTACACAAGCCGGAAGAGGCGCTGATTGAGATCTACCGCAAGCTGCGTCCGGGCGACCCACCGACGCTGGATACGGCGACGGCGCTGTTTGAGGGCATGTTCTTTGATGCGCGCAAGTACGACTTCTCGCGCGTGGGCCGGCTGAAGTTCAACATCAAGTTGTATGAGAACCAGGATGCGACCGGGCTCGACAAGCGCACGCTGACGCCGGAGGACTTCTACGGGACGATCCGCTACCTGCTGAAGCTGCGCAAGAACATCGGCACCGTGGACGACATCGACCACCTGGGCAACCGCCGCGTGCGTGCAGTGGGCGAGCTGATGGAGAACCAGTTCCGCATCGGCCTGGTGCGCATGGAGCGCGCCATCAAGGAGAAGATGAGCGTGTATCAGGAGATGGCGACGGCGATGCCGCACGACCTGATCAACGCGAAGCCTGTGATGGCGGCGATCCGCGAGTTCTTTGGCTCGTCGCAGTTGTCGCAGTTCATGGACCAGACGAATCCTCTGTCGGAGATTACGCACAAGCGGCGTCTGTCGGCGCTTGGGCCGGGCGGTCTGTCGCGTGAGCGTGCGGGCTTCGAGGTGCGCGACGTGCACCCGACGCACTATGGACGTATCTGCCCGATTGAGACGCCGGAAGGTCCGAACATCGGTCTGATCTCGTCGCTGAGCTGCTTTGCGCGTATCAATGAGTACGGGTTTATCGAGTCTCCTTACCGCAAGGTGAAGGAAGGCAAGGTGATTGACTACGTCGCTGTTGTAAACGCGGGCGAGAGTGGGCTGCGCCAGGGTGATTATCTGGAGGGCGGCGAGGCGCGCAAGCTGAATGAACAGTTGAAGAAGGACAAGAAGCGCGCGATGGAGGTCGCTCCGTTCAGCTTCTATCTTTCGGCGTGGGAAGAGGACCGGCACACGATTGCGCAGGCCAACATTGAGCTCGATGAGAAGCAGAACATCGTGCAGGACGTGGTGGATGCGCGGCGGCAGGGCAACTTCGTGCTGGTGAACAAGTCCGAGGTGGACTACGTGGACGTTTCGCCGAAGCAGCTTGTTTCGGTGGCCGCTTCGCTGGTGCCGTTCCTGGAGCACGACGACGCGAACCGCGCGCTGATGGGCGCGAACATGCAGCGTCAGTCGGTGCCGCTGCTGGTGTCGGAGGCCCCGTTTGTCGGTACGGGTATGGAGGGAGTGACGGCGCGCGACTCGGGCGCTGTGATTCTGGCCAAGCGTAACGGCATCGTGGACTCGGTGGACTCGGAGCGCATTATTGTGCGTGTCGAGGGCGAGCACCATCCGACGCAGCTCTCGCGTGAGGTTGGTTCGGACATCTATCAGCTGACGAAGTTCAAGCGCTCGAACCAGAACACCTGCATCAACCAGAAGCCGGTGGTTCGTCATGGCGACCGCGTGGTGAAGGGGCAGGTGATTGCCGACGGACCTTGCACGGAGCAGGGCGAGCTTGGACTTGGCCGCAACGTGCTGGTGGCGTTCATGCCGTGGCGCGGGTACAACTTCGAGGACGCGATCCTGATCTCGGAGAAGCTGGTCCGCGAGGACTACTACACCTCGATTCACATTGAGGAGTTCGAGATTGAGGCGCGCGATACGAAGCTGGGACCGGAAGAGATCACGCGCGATATTCCGAACGTCTCGGAGCACGCGCTGCGCGATCTGGACGAGAGCGGCATCATCCGCATCGGCGCGAAGATCAGCCACAACGACATCCTCGTCGGCAAGGTGACGCCGAAGGGCGAGACGCAGTTGACGCCGGAAGAGAAGCTGCTGCGCGCGATCTTCGGTGAGAAGGCTGGGGATGTGCGCGATGCGTCGCTGACGTGCCCTCCGGGTATCGAAGGCACGGTGGTGGACGTTCGCATCTTCTCGCGCAAGGGACAGGAGAAGGACGAGCGCGCGAAGCTGATCGAGCAGGAGATGATCGAGAAGCTGGAGCGCAACCTGGCTGACGAGATCCGCATTCTGACCGACGAGCGTTTGAAGCGTCTTGAAGGCATTCTGGGCGCGAAGGAAGTGCTGGCCGATCTGCATGACGAGCGCACGAACAAGAAGCTGCTCTCGAAGGGCGACGTGCTCGACCGCGACACGATTGAGCTGATCTCGACGCGCAACCTGAAGCGTATTCGTTACGCGGACAAGGACCCGCGAGTGAACGAGCAGATCGACGAGATCGAGGAGATGACCTCGCGCCAGATCGATGTGCTGCGCAAGATCACCAACGAGAAGATCTCGAAGATGAGCAAGGGCGATGAGCTTGCGCCGGGCGTCATCAAGATGGTGAAGGTCTACGTTGCGATGAAGCGCAAGCTGTCGGTCGGCGACAAGATGGCCGGACGCCACGGTAACAAGGGCGTCATCGCGAGGATTCTTCCAGAGGAAGACATGCCGTATCTGCCGGACGGAACGCCGGTGGAGATTGTGCTGAATCCGCTGGGTGTGCCTTCGCGTATGAACGTCGGTCAGATCCTCGAGACGCACTTAGGCTGGGCTGCTCATGAGCTGGGCAAGCAGGTGGCTGAGGCTGCGGAGAAGATGCAGTCGGCCAAGGAAGTGCGTGAGCTGTTCAAGGCGCGGTTTGCCGGGACGGCGGCGCTCAATCAGCTGCTTGATCTGGACGATGAGCAGACGCTGCGCGTGGCCGCGGGCATGAAGCGCGGCATCTGGTTCGGCACGGCGGTCTTCGACGGCGCGCGCGAGAACGAGATCAAGGCGCTGCTCGCATCGGCTGGGCTGCCTAGCTCGGGCAAGTCGTTGCTGCACGACGGCATGACGGGCGATGAGTTCGAACAGCCTGCGACGGTCGGCTACATCTACATGCTGAAGCTGTCGCACCTGGTGGACGACAAGATTCACGCGCGGTCGATTGGGCCGTACTCGCTGATTACCCAGCAGCCGCTGGGCGGTAAGGCGCAGTTCGGCGGACAGCGGTTCGGTGAGATGGAGGTCTGGGCGCTGGAGGCTTATGGCGCGGCTTACATCCTGCAGGAGCTGCTGACGGCGAAGTCGGACGATGTGTTTGGCCGTACGAAGATCTACGAGGCCATCGTCAAGGGCGAGGCTGCGATTGAGCCGGGCGTGCCGGAGTCGTTCAACGTGCTGATTCGCGAGCTGCAGTCGCTCTGCCTGGATGTGGAACTGATCAAGCAGGCCGACCAGAAGAAGGTGCCGCTGCCTTCGATCGCCGCGGCTGACTAA